One Echeneis naucrates chromosome 16, fEcheNa1.1, whole genome shotgun sequence genomic window, AACCCACTGGTTTATTTTGCCTTATAACAGATGACAAATGTTTTAATAAGCCAACTTTCATTTGAATCGTCTGTCTTTGAGTAAGGATCTTTGAAtcctgttattgttgtttttattaaataatcCTTCTGTAATCCCTGTGTAATCCTTCATCACTGGAGTAGTCAGTATTATCCTGGAGACAAGGTGAGACAGACATGCTCTATATTTAACACAAAGATTAATCAGGGATTGAGGTTTTAGGCGCCACTAGTGAAACGCACCATAAATAGTCCACGCTGCGTTAAAATAAACCTACTCTAATCACTCAACATGTTAAATTCCAGCGCACTTTGGCTCTGTCTTATAAAATCAGTTAACCAACATTTATATAACAGTTAAATTTAAGAGATTATGAGAACTGTGAATTAATGAATTTGGAAAATCAAGGGACACCAAAAGTTGTACAAATCCCCTTtacttgtgaaaacaaaatcaagagTCCATTAGATCCCACAATATCAGTGCAGTCCAATTGAATCCAAAATCCAGTTTGTGTTGGCTATGATGTCCCTCATTCCACTGGAATGTATCATATCATTACAAGTTGGTCACCCCAAACTGCAGGAACacaagagggagaggaagcaCTGTTAGCAAATACAAAGCtgtttcattgatttaaaaTCTAAACCTTAAGATTTAATTATTTCTACTGACCTTCATACGTAGATGCCAACCCAGAGTAGCAAGAATAGCACACCGAAGCCCATGAAAAGTGAAGCCACAAGGGAGATCAGCAGCTCTTTGTAGACATCCCTGGTGTATTTTGTTGAAGTCACCTCATAGCTGATG contains:
- the tmem258 gene encoding dolichyl-diphosphooligosaccharide--protein glycosyltransferase subunit TMEM258 produces the protein MELEAMTRYTSPVNPAVFPHLTVVLLAIGMFFTAWFFVYEVTSTKYTRDVYKELLISLVASLFMGFGVLFLLLWVGIYV